From the Maioricimonas rarisocia genome, one window contains:
- a CDS encoding CBS domain-containing protein yields MSVGRICIREVDVIGPDESARVAASRMHARKVGTLIVVDQSMTPVGLVTDRDLTIRVLAEGKDAHRTTVRQIMSAAPSTVQEDTSIEDALAIMRSGTFRRLPVVDEDDQLVGILSLDDILELLAEEFSEIGWLLKQEEPGSLGERWQSGVGPEA; encoded by the coding sequence ATGTCTGTCGGTCGCATCTGCATTCGAGAAGTCGATGTCATTGGTCCCGACGAGTCGGCGCGAGTTGCCGCCTCACGCATGCATGCACGCAAGGTCGGAACACTGATCGTTGTCGACCAGTCCATGACACCGGTCGGGCTGGTCACGGACCGTGATCTGACGATTCGCGTGCTTGCCGAAGGAAAGGACGCGCACCGCACCACGGTACGTCAGATCATGTCGGCCGCCCCCTCGACCGTTCAGGAAGACACTTCGATCGAGGACGCCCTGGCGATCATGCGGTCGGGGACGTTCCGACGACTGCCGGTCGTCGACGAGGACGATCAGCTTGTCGGCATCCTCAGCCTGGACGATATTCTGGAGCTGCTCGCCGAAGAGTTCTCCGAGATCGGCTGGCTGCTCAAACAGGAAGAACCGGGTTCACTGGGAGAGCGATGGCAGTCGGGCGTGGGCCCCGAGGCCTGA
- a CDS encoding S1C family serine protease, with translation MPCVLAVTALLVSGPAEAREIIELRTGHTLTGEVLKETDREIYVDIGVDVVRVPTEQIRQRRDAENKSATPSLSGSTEDVFLTAELPVRSVKDLAARFGEGVVLVETPSGLGSGFIINSRGYCITNYHVVEQETRVSVTIFHRTEMGDFIRKRIEDVRILSLNPFFDLALLQLPKPEDFEFTPVYLAPSFELQEGDEAFAIGNPLGLERSVSQGIVSTRNRNFEGVVYIQTTAEINPGNSGGPLFNNRGEVVGVTNMKLIGGEGLGFAIPITYVKHFLRNRDAFAFDEKNPNTGYRYLNAPRRRDPASSP, from the coding sequence ATGCCCTGCGTGTTGGCAGTCACCGCACTGCTGGTTTCCGGACCCGCGGAGGCCCGCGAGATCATTGAACTCCGCACCGGGCATACGCTGACCGGTGAAGTGCTTAAGGAAACCGACCGCGAGATCTACGTCGATATCGGTGTCGACGTCGTCCGCGTGCCGACCGAGCAGATCCGTCAGCGCCGCGATGCCGAGAACAAGTCGGCCACCCCGTCGCTCTCCGGATCGACCGAGGACGTGTTCCTGACGGCGGAACTGCCGGTTCGCAGCGTCAAGGATCTGGCGGCCCGCTTCGGCGAAGGGGTCGTTCTCGTCGAAACGCCCAGCGGGCTGGGAAGTGGCTTCATCATCAACAGCCGCGGCTACTGCATCACGAACTACCACGTCGTCGAACAGGAAACCCGCGTTTCGGTGACGATCTTCCACCGGACCGAAATGGGGGACTTCATCCGCAAGCGGATTGAAGATGTTCGCATCCTGTCGTTGAACCCGTTCTTCGACCTGGCTCTGCTGCAGCTCCCCAAGCCGGAGGACTTCGAGTTCACCCCGGTCTACCTGGCCCCCTCGTTCGAACTGCAGGAGGGGGACGAAGCATTCGCCATAGGGAACCCGCTGGGACTCGAGCGATCGGTCTCGCAGGGAATCGTCAGCACCCGCAACCGCAACTTCGAAGGGGTCGTCTACATCCAGACGACGGCCGAGATCAATCCCGGCAACAGCGGCGGGCCGCTGTTCAACAACCGGGGCGAAGTCGTGGGCGTGACCAACATGAAGCTGATCGGAGGTGAGGGACTCGGCTTCGCGATCCCGATCACCTACGTCAAACACTTCCTGCGGAACCGCGACGCGTTTGCGTTTGACGAGAAGAACCCGAACACCGGATACCGCTACCTGAACGCGCCGCGTCGCCGCGATCCGGCTTCGTCGCCGTAG
- a CDS encoding fibronectin type III domain-containing protein, giving the protein MTRQFSKQLHACRHAVLCWLLLAAMPPMLQADDPPAAPGSLSAVDHPNDVGNAIDLTWEPSPDDRPDVKPPRVIQYVIFRQEVDGDGEWLPVGEQTYGTTTYSDKQVERGHSYLYRVVAVSPEGARSQPAATTEPATPTMQWFRKDRAWFAIIVVFVCGSVVLFISLAKRGHDLYVRPIPGLEAVDEAVGRATEMGRECLFVPGIQDINDIQTVAGLTVLGRVATHIAEYDADLDVPTARSLVMTAARETVEASYLSAGRPDSFNEDDIYYLTDEQFGYVAGVTGKMVRDKPAACFYMGAFYAESLLLAETGNAVGAIQVAGTAMPSQLPFFVAACDYTLIGEEFFAASAYLSGEPFQLGTLRGQDVGKLLGGALLLVGCTVMTIAVFNPDGTAAAIAGFIKNHILGGAGFLP; this is encoded by the coding sequence GTGACCAGACAATTCTCGAAGCAGCTCCACGCGTGCCGGCATGCGGTCTTGTGCTGGCTGCTGCTGGCCGCAATGCCGCCGATGCTGCAGGCGGATGATCCCCCCGCCGCTCCCGGTTCGCTGTCGGCGGTCGATCATCCCAACGACGTCGGGAACGCGATCGACCTCACCTGGGAACCGTCTCCCGATGATCGGCCGGACGTCAAACCGCCACGGGTCATCCAGTACGTGATTTTCCGACAGGAAGTGGACGGCGACGGTGAGTGGCTGCCGGTCGGTGAGCAGACGTATGGCACGACGACGTACTCAGACAAGCAGGTGGAGCGGGGGCATTCGTACCTGTACCGGGTGGTGGCGGTCAGTCCGGAGGGGGCCCGGTCGCAGCCGGCCGCAACCACCGAGCCTGCCACACCGACGATGCAGTGGTTTCGCAAGGACCGGGCCTGGTTCGCGATCATCGTCGTGTTCGTCTGCGGATCGGTCGTGCTGTTCATCAGCCTCGCGAAACGGGGACACGATCTGTACGTGCGCCCGATTCCCGGTCTGGAAGCGGTGGACGAGGCGGTCGGGCGGGCCACGGAGATGGGCCGCGAATGCCTGTTTGTCCCGGGTATCCAGGACATCAACGACATCCAGACAGTGGCCGGTCTGACGGTGCTCGGCCGGGTGGCGACACACATCGCCGAGTACGATGCCGATCTCGATGTGCCGACCGCCCGCTCTCTGGTGATGACGGCCGCCCGCGAGACGGTCGAGGCGTCGTATCTGTCGGCGGGGCGTCCGGACAGCTTTAACGAGGATGACATCTACTACCTGACGGACGAGCAGTTCGGCTACGTTGCCGGCGTGACGGGCAAGATGGTGCGGGACAAGCCGGCCGCCTGTTTCTACATGGGTGCCTTCTACGCCGAGAGTCTGTTGCTCGCCGAAACCGGAAACGCGGTCGGCGCGATTCAGGTCGCGGGGACGGCGATGCCATCGCAGCTGCCGTTCTTCGTCGCCGCCTGTGACTACACGCTGATCGGCGAGGAGTTCTTCGCGGCCTCGGCGTACCTGTCGGGTGAGCCGTTCCAGCTCGGGACGCTGCGAGGACAGGACGTCGGAAAGCTGCTGGGCGGGGCGCTGCTGCTGGTGGGCTGCACCGTGATGACGATTGCCGTCTTCAATCCGGACGGCACCGCCGCTGCGATCGCCGGCTTCATCAAGAATCACATTCTGGGAGGAGCGGGTTTCCTGCCATGA
- the polA gene encoding DNA polymerase I, with translation MTDTLYIVDTYSLVFQVFHAIRQPMTGSRGQPTNAVYGFTGDLQHLIKEKQPTHLLCAMESEGPGERNTMYAEYKANRSEMPEDLRAQVPMILDVIAGHRIPVVSHDGWEADDVIATLARRAVEAGMEVRIVTNDKDARQLIGPKCKLYNIRRKQFMDEAALEKDWGIRPDQVIDFQSLVGDSVDNVPGVPLVGPKKATALLERFGTLEEVLAHADEAPGKKLSENLKNFADQALLSRELVTLKTDLPIEFDLDEARVEEPDAERLLELYSDYGFRRYSEEMRTLVAGSKIKEARDEKREWHVVRTQDEFDRFLKDVQAQEEICLDLETTSVNALEADIVGWAFCWESGTGYYIPVDGPPGEEMLDGKSVLEALRPILEGDTCVVSNQNIKYDMLVLKRAGVTIRNVGVDPMVGDYLLDAGARSHGLDELSKRYLQRKMIPISELIGKGKKQLKMFEVDVEKAAEYASEDADVSWQLTKIIRDQLEEEKLWDLYWNLERPLISVLAEMEFRGIRVDVDELKRQSDALAERLERIIADIHAEAGHEFNIDSPKQLATVLFEELGLPVIKRTKTGPSTNQEVLERLAPQHPLPAMVTEHRHLTKLRGTYLEALPALVNPETGRLHTSFSQVTAATGRLSSSDPNLQNIPIRTEEGRLVRKAFIPRDDGWKLVCLDYSQIELRMLAHFCQDPALQQAFRDGADIHRAVAADVFGVAADDVDSDMRRVAKAVNFGVIYGQTSFGLAATLGISKDEAATFIDSYFHRYAEVQSFIEQVLDRCRESGYAYTILGRRREITGIRDHRYGNLNLPERTAVNTVIQGSAADLIKKAMLQVHDRLNETKHSARMLLQIHDELVFECPADDVDSLIELAREEMTQAIDLDVPLVVDAKVGDNWLEADPY, from the coding sequence ATGACCGATACGCTGTACATCGTCGACACCTATTCGCTGGTGTTCCAGGTCTTCCATGCCATTCGCCAGCCGATGACCGGCTCGCGCGGTCAGCCGACCAACGCCGTCTACGGATTCACCGGCGACCTGCAGCACCTGATCAAGGAAAAGCAGCCGACCCATCTGCTGTGCGCCATGGAATCGGAAGGGCCTGGCGAGCGGAATACGATGTACGCCGAATACAAGGCGAACCGCTCCGAGATGCCGGAAGATCTGCGGGCCCAGGTCCCCATGATTCTCGACGTCATCGCCGGACACCGCATTCCGGTCGTCTCGCACGACGGCTGGGAGGCGGACGACGTGATCGCCACCCTGGCCCGGCGGGCGGTTGAGGCCGGCATGGAGGTGCGGATCGTTACCAACGACAAGGATGCCCGCCAGCTCATCGGACCGAAATGCAAGCTGTACAACATCCGCAGGAAGCAGTTCATGGACGAGGCGGCCCTCGAGAAGGACTGGGGCATCCGGCCAGATCAGGTGATCGACTTTCAGTCACTGGTCGGCGACAGCGTCGATAACGTTCCCGGCGTTCCGCTGGTCGGTCCGAAGAAGGCGACCGCGCTGCTGGAGCGGTTCGGCACGCTCGAAGAAGTGCTGGCTCACGCCGACGAGGCACCCGGCAAGAAGCTCTCGGAGAACCTGAAGAACTTCGCCGACCAGGCACTGCTCAGCCGCGAACTGGTCACGCTCAAGACCGACCTGCCGATCGAGTTCGACCTCGATGAGGCCCGTGTCGAAGAGCCGGATGCCGAGCGCCTGCTCGAACTGTACTCCGACTACGGGTTCCGCCGGTACAGCGAGGAGATGCGGACGCTGGTGGCCGGCTCGAAGATCAAGGAGGCCCGCGACGAGAAACGGGAGTGGCACGTCGTCCGGACGCAGGATGAGTTTGACCGGTTTCTCAAGGACGTTCAGGCTCAGGAGGAGATCTGCCTCGATCTCGAGACGACGAGCGTGAACGCACTCGAAGCCGACATCGTCGGCTGGGCCTTCTGCTGGGAATCCGGAACGGGCTACTACATTCCGGTCGACGGCCCGCCGGGTGAAGAAATGCTGGACGGCAAGTCCGTCCTCGAAGCGCTCCGGCCGATTCTCGAAGGAGACACCTGCGTCGTCTCGAACCAGAACATCAAGTACGACATGCTTGTACTCAAACGGGCCGGCGTGACGATCCGCAATGTCGGCGTCGACCCGATGGTGGGAGATTACCTGCTCGATGCCGGCGCCCGCAGTCACGGCCTCGACGAGCTGTCGAAACGGTATCTGCAGCGGAAGATGATCCCCATCTCGGAGCTGATCGGGAAGGGGAAGAAGCAGCTGAAGATGTTCGAGGTCGACGTCGAGAAGGCAGCCGAGTACGCCTCCGAAGATGCCGACGTCTCCTGGCAACTCACAAAGATCATCCGTGACCAGCTCGAAGAAGAGAAACTCTGGGACCTGTACTGGAACCTGGAGCGGCCGCTGATCTCGGTACTGGCGGAGATGGAATTCCGCGGCATCCGGGTCGACGTCGACGAGCTCAAGCGGCAGAGCGACGCGCTGGCCGAGCGGCTCGAGCGGATCATCGCCGACATCCATGCCGAGGCGGGCCACGAGTTCAACATCGACTCCCCCAAACAGCTGGCGACGGTCCTCTTCGAGGAGCTGGGGCTGCCGGTGATCAAGCGAACGAAGACCGGTCCGAGCACCAACCAGGAAGTGCTCGAACGGCTCGCGCCGCAGCATCCGCTGCCGGCGATGGTCACCGAGCATCGTCATCTGACCAAACTGCGGGGGACATATCTCGAGGCGCTGCCGGCCCTGGTGAATCCGGAAACCGGTCGGCTGCACACGTCGTTCAGCCAGGTGACGGCAGCGACCGGGCGGCTCAGTTCGAGTGATCCGAACCTGCAGAACATCCCGATCCGAACCGAAGAAGGACGGCTTGTCCGCAAGGCGTTCATTCCACGCGATGACGGCTGGAAGCTGGTCTGCCTGGATTACTCGCAGATCGAACTGCGGATGCTGGCTCACTTCTGCCAGGACCCGGCACTGCAGCAGGCGTTTCGCGACGGAGCCGACATTCACCGGGCCGTCGCCGCGGATGTCTTCGGCGTCGCTGCGGACGACGTCGACAGCGACATGCGGCGGGTGGCCAAGGCGGTCAACTTCGGCGTGATCTACGGACAGACGTCGTTCGGACTTGCTGCGACACTGGGGATCAGCAAGGACGAAGCCGCCACGTTCATCGACAGTTACTTCCACCGCTACGCCGAGGTGCAGAGCTTCATCGAACAGGTACTCGACCGCTGCCGGGAGTCCGGGTACGCCTACACGATTCTCGGTCGCCGGCGGGAGATCACCGGCATTCGAGACCACCGGTACGGGAACCTGAACCTGCCGGAGCGAACGGCGGTGAATACGGTGATCCAGGGCTCGGCAGCCGACCTGATCAAGAAGGCGATGCTGCAGGTCCATGACCGGCTCAACGAGACGAAGCACTCCGCCCGGATGCTGCTGCAGATCCACGACGAACTGGTGTTCGAGTGCCCGGCCGACGACGTCGACTCGCTGATCGAGCTGGCCCGCGAAGAGATGACGCAGGCGATTGATCTCGACGTGCCGCTCGTCGTCGACGCCAAAGTGGGGGACAACTGGCTCGAGGCGGATCCGTATTGA
- a CDS encoding HPF/RaiA family ribosome-associated protein, which yields MTIPLELSFRNLDHDPVIEEEIRGYVAKLEEFFDRITSCKVIVEAPHQRHRQGNLFQVRIRLAVPRTEIVVDRASGSSPAHEDLHVAVRDAFKSARRQLQDYVRKLRGEVKSHEEPPQGRIVRLNPEDGYGFIETPDGREIYFNANSLVDVRFEQIVEGMPVRFAEVPGDQGPQATTVRCL from the coding sequence ATGACCATTCCCCTCGAACTCAGCTTCCGGAATCTGGATCATGACCCCGTCATTGAAGAGGAGATTCGCGGGTACGTGGCGAAGCTCGAGGAATTCTTTGATCGCATAACCTCATGCAAGGTCATCGTCGAAGCACCCCATCAGCGTCATCGCCAGGGGAACCTGTTTCAGGTTCGCATCCGGCTGGCCGTGCCACGGACCGAGATCGTCGTCGACCGCGCGTCGGGCAGCAGCCCTGCCCATGAAGATCTGCACGTTGCCGTGCGCGATGCGTTCAAGTCGGCCCGGCGGCAGTTGCAGGACTACGTGCGAAAGCTGCGCGGCGAGGTGAAGTCCCACGAAGAGCCGCCGCAGGGACGCATTGTCCGGCTCAATCCGGAAGACGGGTACGGTTTCATCGAGACACCCGACGGGCGCGAGATCTACTTCAACGCCAACAGCCTCGTGGACGTCCGTTTCGAGCAGATTGTTGAGGGAATGCCTGTCCGTTTTGCCGAGGTGCCCGGCGACCAGGGGCCACAGGCCACAACCGTTCGCTGTCTGTGA
- a CDS encoding cytochrome c — MLTLLAAIAGGCGGADDKPEASDSAAAPAAAEKAAPKTESEPGAQATASASTKSGKTKWINDIPYDVFYDRPLEVAADGTVVGPTTPPPSPVTPQPEPDMSPGDTPPTTPAGDSGDEGGAGIDWVAVAPVETLAEEMTVLRNRLTANLNTVATYNRNIDQISIDATVLGAIAAVLTVHPEESRWDENAKFIRDLAYDVWISADGTGSKAFRATQEPFEAILTILSGGPPPPGRESDDVVPFGDIVDRGDMMRRIEISFNSLKANVNTADRLAEGTEDAIRELTVLSMFGAMMQTEGYDSADEPNYRRYAGNFVDGSTAARQAVQTQDFDGFSAALNKIQTSCGECHGEYRSGGDGF; from the coding sequence ATGCTCACCCTGCTTGCGGCGATTGCCGGCGGCTGCGGTGGCGCAGACGACAAGCCGGAAGCGTCGGACTCTGCGGCGGCTCCGGCCGCTGCTGAGAAAGCGGCTCCGAAGACGGAATCCGAACCGGGAGCACAGGCGACCGCGTCGGCATCCACGAAGTCCGGGAAGACGAAGTGGATCAACGACATTCCGTACGACGTCTTCTACGACCGCCCGCTCGAAGTGGCGGCGGATGGAACGGTCGTCGGACCGACGACTCCCCCGCCGTCACCGGTCACGCCCCAGCCAGAACCGGACATGTCGCCGGGCGACACCCCTCCGACCACTCCGGCCGGTGACTCTGGCGATGAAGGCGGTGCGGGGATCGACTGGGTCGCCGTGGCCCCGGTCGAGACGCTGGCCGAAGAGATGACGGTGCTTCGTAACCGGCTGACCGCGAACCTCAACACGGTGGCGACCTACAACCGCAACATCGATCAGATCTCCATCGATGCGACGGTGCTCGGAGCCATCGCGGCTGTGCTGACGGTGCATCCGGAGGAGTCCCGCTGGGACGAGAACGCGAAGTTCATCCGCGACCTGGCGTATGACGTGTGGATCAGTGCGGACGGAACCGGCAGCAAGGCGTTCCGGGCGACGCAGGAGCCGTTCGAGGCAATCCTCACGATACTCAGTGGCGGCCCGCCGCCTCCCGGTCGCGAGTCGGATGATGTCGTTCCCTTTGGCGACATCGTCGATCGTGGGGATATGATGCGGCGGATCGAGATCTCATTCAACTCGCTGAAGGCCAATGTCAACACGGCGGATCGGCTTGCGGAGGGGACCGAAGACGCCATTCGGGAGTTGACCGTGCTGTCGATGTTCGGCGCGATGATGCAGACTGAGGGTTACGACTCCGCCGACGAGCCCAACTATCGCCGCTACGCCGGCAACTTTGTCGATGGGAGCACGGCGGCGCGTCAGGCCGTGCAGACCCAGGATTTCGATGGCTTCAGTGCGGCCCTCAACAAGATCCAGACGTCGTGTGGCGAGTGCCACGGCGAGTACCGCAGCGGAGGCGACGGATTCTGA
- a CDS encoding sugar phosphate isomerase/epimerase family protein, giving the protein MSKWPIGVFTSVDAGLGVHLDVAEELKVPTVQVHAPHQETRNQATADAFLERCSAAGITVTAVFGGFDGESYADIPTTVRTVGLVPEETRAARLQEMKEISDFARLLGCDTVALHIGFVPEDRSSASYKGLIEATRDLLDHVAANGQRLNLETGQETADHLLEFISDVERDNLFINFDPANMILYGTGDPIEALRKVGHLVRSVHCKDGTWAAEGKRGVEWGSEVPLGDGDVGMETYLQTLNEIGYDGPLTIEREIPEDRERQKADIGHAVRLLEQLREKIG; this is encoded by the coding sequence ATGAGCAAATGGCCGATCGGTGTGTTTACTTCCGTGGATGCCGGCCTGGGCGTCCATCTGGACGTCGCCGAAGAACTGAAAGTCCCGACTGTCCAGGTTCACGCTCCCCACCAGGAAACGCGGAACCAGGCAACGGCCGACGCCTTCCTGGAGCGGTGCTCGGCCGCCGGAATCACGGTGACGGCGGTCTTCGGCGGATTCGACGGCGAAAGCTACGCCGACATCCCCACGACCGTCCGGACGGTCGGGCTCGTGCCGGAGGAAACCCGAGCCGCCCGCCTTCAGGAGATGAAGGAGATCTCCGACTTCGCCAGGCTGCTGGGGTGCGACACGGTCGCGCTGCATATCGGTTTCGTGCCGGAAGATCGCTCGTCGGCCTCGTACAAGGGGCTGATTGAAGCGACGCGTGACCTGCTCGACCACGTCGCGGCCAACGGCCAGCGCCTCAACCTCGAGACCGGACAGGAAACGGCCGACCACCTGCTGGAGTTCATCAGCGACGTCGAGCGGGACAATCTGTTCATCAACTTCGACCCGGCCAACATGATTCTGTACGGCACGGGTGATCCGATCGAAGCGCTCAGGAAGGTCGGTCATCTCGTCCGCAGCGTCCACTGCAAGGACGGCACCTGGGCTGCGGAAGGCAAGCGGGGCGTCGAGTGGGGATCGGAAGTTCCTCTCGGTGACGGGGACGTCGGGATGGAAACGTACCTGCAGACCCTCAACGAGATCGGGTACGACGGACCGCTGACCATCGAGCGGGAAATTCCGGAAGACCGCGAGCGGCAGAAGGCCGACATCGGCCATGCGGTTCGACTGCTCGAACAGCTGCGAGAGAAAATCGGCTGA
- a CDS encoding preprotein translocase subunit SecA, producing the protein MGWLDWLRLRHMRSVRCEPDLIWLSNEARWQGVVDDVCNRLSDGTHLVVVAQFPDALDTAACSLKEEGVPVTLWHPPGSADELARELEGNVDRVHLTLAELLPPRLSTPENLEADPLTLIAVERHPLRSMDRALVEFANAWPAPARIRYHLSLDDALLQRFAGPQVKALLERIGLEEHETVQNHLVGRRIAHAQRQIETAAVSREPARSAADWLERNCPQ; encoded by the coding sequence ATGGGATGGCTTGACTGGCTGCGACTGCGGCACATGCGATCGGTCCGTTGCGAGCCGGATCTGATCTGGCTGAGCAACGAGGCCCGCTGGCAGGGTGTCGTCGACGATGTGTGCAACCGCCTCAGTGACGGAACACACCTCGTCGTCGTCGCCCAGTTTCCGGACGCACTCGACACCGCCGCTTGCAGTCTGAAAGAGGAGGGAGTCCCCGTGACTCTGTGGCATCCTCCCGGCTCGGCAGACGAACTTGCCCGCGAACTGGAGGGCAATGTGGACCGCGTCCACCTCACCCTCGCGGAACTGCTGCCGCCCCGACTCTCCACGCCCGAGAATCTCGAGGCGGACCCTCTGACGCTGATCGCGGTCGAGCGGCATCCTCTGCGATCGATGGACCGGGCCCTCGTCGAATTCGCGAATGCGTGGCCGGCGCCCGCACGAATCCGGTATCATCTGTCTCTCGACGACGCCCTGCTGCAGCGGTTTGCCGGTCCGCAGGTGAAAGCACTGCTCGAGCGAATCGGTCTCGAAGAGCACGAGACGGTGCAGAATCATCTCGTCGGGCGACGGATCGCACATGCACAGCGGCAGATCGAAACGGCAGCCGTCAGTCGCGAACCGGCCCGGTCTGCGGCAGACTGGCTGGAGCGGAACTGTCCGCAGTAA
- the amrB gene encoding AmmeMemoRadiSam system protein B, translating to MCVRQPAVAGQFYPASAGELLWTIERLLDNADGTDWEAPPKALIVPHAGYVFSGPVAASGYRQLQPFRNIYRRVILLGPSHHVAFNGLAASSADYFETPLGEIPVDTGTIGRLLEEEDVAVIDAAHIQEHSLEVHLPFLQVVVDKFTIVPLTVGRCTRHRIATLLEAVWGGPETLIVISSDLSHYHPDNEARMLDADTSRMIEQLDAEPLTGERACGCAGIGGLIELARVHGLHIDTVDLRNSGQIVGRPGHVVGYGAYICH from the coding sequence ATGTGCGTGCGTCAGCCTGCCGTCGCCGGTCAGTTCTACCCGGCCAGCGCCGGCGAACTGTTATGGACGATCGAACGTCTACTGGATAACGCGGACGGCACAGATTGGGAGGCGCCCCCGAAAGCGCTGATTGTGCCACACGCCGGCTACGTCTTCTCCGGACCTGTTGCGGCGAGCGGTTATCGTCAGCTGCAGCCGTTCCGGAACATCTATCGCCGAGTCATCCTGCTTGGGCCGTCGCATCACGTCGCATTCAACGGACTGGCGGCCAGCAGTGCGGACTATTTCGAGACGCCTCTGGGGGAGATCCCGGTCGACACCGGGACAATCGGGCGGCTGCTCGAGGAGGAGGATGTCGCCGTCATTGATGCGGCCCACATCCAGGAGCACAGCCTCGAAGTCCATCTGCCGTTCCTGCAGGTGGTTGTCGACAAGTTCACGATCGTACCGCTGACGGTCGGACGGTGTACGCGGCACCGCATTGCGACCCTGCTCGAAGCGGTCTGGGGCGGTCCGGAAACACTGATCGTGATCAGTTCGGACCTCAGCCACTATCACCCCGACAACGAGGCCCGCATGCTCGACGCCGATACCTCACGGATGATCGAGCAGCTCGATGCCGAACCGCTGACCGGCGAACGCGCGTGCGGATGCGCCGGAATCGGGGGGCTGATCGAGCTGGCCCGCGTGCACGGTTTACACATTGATACAGTCGATCTGCGGAACTCCGGACAGATTGTCGGTCGTCCCGGCCATGTTGTCGGGTACGGCGCGTACATCTGTCACTGA
- a CDS encoding host attachment protein produces the protein MTRKYEHQTVAVAWILVADRGRAQILSADLPDAERLETVETLVHPASTVHARDLETDGPGSFQERGGERHAGEPETDFRHRTARDFASQIVERLEKGRMANAFGKLIVVAPPLFLGVLRDKLPGPLAQMVAHEIAKDLTRKREKELHERLVAAEVFS, from the coding sequence ATGACCCGCAAGTACGAACATCAGACCGTTGCTGTCGCATGGATCCTCGTCGCCGATCGCGGCCGGGCTCAGATTCTGTCTGCCGACCTGCCCGACGCCGAACGACTTGAAACTGTCGAAACACTCGTGCACCCTGCCAGTACGGTTCACGCACGCGACCTGGAAACGGATGGCCCCGGCAGCTTTCAGGAACGCGGGGGCGAACGTCACGCCGGCGAGCCGGAAACCGACTTCCGGCACCGCACGGCCCGCGACTTCGCCTCGCAGATCGTCGAGCGGCTCGAGAAAGGGCGGATGGCCAACGCGTTCGGCAAGCTCATCGTCGTCGCTCCGCCGTTGTTCCTGGGAGTGCTGCGGGACAAGCTGCCCGGGCCGCTGGCGCAGATGGTCGCCCACGAAATCGCCAAGGATCTCACCCGCAAGCGGGAGAAAGAACTTCACGAGCGCCTGGTTGCCGCCGAAGTCTTCTCCTGA
- the amrA gene encoding AmmeMemoRadiSam system protein A produces the protein MSKSSLPKRDQHSLLEVAVTAIEHKLRHGCGLAVHEKSYPELLRTPRATFVTLRRDDELRGCRGTLRPIEPLVVSVARNAHASAFYDERFSPVAIDELDELHVHVSVLSPPEPILFLDEVNLLAQVRPGVDGLILSAEGHQGVFLPSVWDRLPEVELFWRHLKHKAQLPEDYWSASVRVERFSTESIEGDSGEIRRTLDPSELPG, from the coding sequence ATGTCGAAATCGTCTCTGCCGAAACGTGATCAGCATTCGCTGCTCGAGGTCGCCGTGACCGCGATCGAGCACAAACTGAGGCACGGCTGCGGACTGGCGGTCCATGAGAAGAGTTACCCGGAGTTGCTTCGTACGCCCCGGGCCACCTTCGTCACGCTTCGTCGGGATGACGAACTGCGCGGGTGCCGGGGGACGCTTCGCCCCATCGAGCCACTCGTCGTCAGTGTTGCCCGCAACGCCCACGCCTCTGCGTTCTATGACGAGCGCTTCTCTCCGGTCGCGATCGATGAACTCGACGAACTGCATGTGCATGTCTCGGTTCTCTCTCCACCCGAGCCGATCCTGTTTCTCGACGAGGTGAATCTGCTCGCCCAGGTGCGCCCGGGCGTTGACGGCCTGATCCTCAGTGCCGAAGGCCATCAGGGCGTGTTCCTCCCTTCCGTCTGGGATCGGCTGCCGGAAGTCGAACTGTTCTGGCGACACCTCAAACACAAGGCACAGCTTCCCGAGGATTACTGGTCGGCGTCTGTTCGTGTCGAACGCTTCTCCACCGAATCGATCGAGGGGGACTCGGGAGAGATCCGTCGCACGCTCGATCCGTCCGAACTCCCCGGCTAG